One Phycisphaera mikurensis NBRC 102666 DNA window includes the following coding sequences:
- a CDS encoding DUF5722 domain-containing protein, with protein sequence MQTLKEPMHADVSPARVAALLIAAFLLLLPAPPAAAEEAAPARSIDRIAAGPETLRIRLSGGNDRERFRLVALHAWEPDDAVGTLVHAGPGGEETVEIPRRLGDRDLLFSRFLVEGDRRRPARWATSLEPPAEGTQIRWPAARKGVAVPDSIDDAVELGSAHVTVNVELGSLLLPPGAEDPPAAFIVNRDGQRLRFDPATVRHWDEQIGEMTRRGLHVTVVFLNQLQKVAAAKGVIHPATNVEEALFDLGAFNLTDARGVASYTAVLGFLAERYSRADRRYGHVGGYIVGNEIDSHWTWHNMGEADLAAVARQHERELRLAWLAVREHAPGARVFTSLTHSWSRPNARAPLRNTAGRELLEALTRLSRAGGDFDWDIAHHPYPQNLFDPRFWDDQLAMFGFDTPMITFANLELLPAFLARPEMLCNGEPRRVILSEQGFHTLPGVEGERLQAAALALAAYRIFRIDGIDAFILHRHADAAGEGGLLLGLRHLAPAPGELGPKKLAWDVFRAMETPAFESSAAFALPYAGHERWEEAAPRPGPFPEHAPEWAGFKRREAPLVDLTAAADQARFENDLDHGVKLLSLPDGGMADALYLHPNTPDGPAAAAVFAVDLGDAEAPELAFSPYVAKPGSDGVLFRVRVDGEELLAAPVRFGSMQEQRVDLSAFAGRRVELRLETEPGATSAYDEAYFVSPAVVRGRRSD encoded by the coding sequence GTGCAAACCCTGAAAGAACCCATGCACGCCGACGTTTCTCCCGCCCGCGTCGCGGCGCTCCTGATCGCCGCCTTTCTCCTGCTCCTGCCCGCACCGCCGGCGGCGGCGGAGGAAGCCGCGCCCGCCCGGAGCATCGACCGCATCGCCGCCGGGCCCGAAACGCTGCGGATCCGCCTGTCGGGCGGCAACGACCGCGAGCGTTTCCGCCTCGTCGCCCTGCACGCCTGGGAGCCCGACGACGCGGTCGGCACCCTCGTCCACGCGGGCCCGGGCGGGGAGGAGACGGTGGAGATCCCACGCCGCCTCGGCGACCGGGACCTGCTCTTCAGCCGCTTCCTGGTCGAAGGCGACCGCAGGCGGCCCGCGCGGTGGGCGACCTCGCTGGAACCGCCGGCGGAGGGCACGCAGATCCGCTGGCCCGCCGCGCGCAAGGGCGTCGCCGTGCCCGACAGCATCGACGACGCGGTGGAGCTGGGCTCGGCGCACGTGACCGTCAACGTCGAGCTCGGCTCGCTGCTGCTCCCGCCCGGGGCCGAGGATCCGCCGGCCGCGTTCATCGTGAACCGCGACGGCCAGCGGCTCCGCTTCGACCCCGCCACCGTGCGCCACTGGGACGAACAGATCGGCGAGATGACCCGACGCGGCCTGCACGTGACGGTCGTCTTTTTGAATCAGCTGCAGAAGGTCGCCGCCGCGAAGGGCGTCATCCACCCCGCCACCAATGTCGAGGAGGCGCTCTTCGACCTGGGCGCTTTCAACCTCACCGATGCCCGCGGCGTGGCCAGCTACACGGCCGTGCTGGGGTTCCTGGCCGAGCGCTACAGCCGCGCGGACCGGAGATACGGCCACGTCGGCGGCTACATCGTCGGCAACGAGATCGACTCGCACTGGACCTGGCACAACATGGGCGAGGCCGACCTGGCCGCGGTGGCCCGACAGCACGAGCGGGAGCTGCGGCTGGCCTGGCTGGCGGTCCGCGAGCACGCGCCCGGCGCCCGCGTCTTCACCTCGCTCACCCACAGCTGGAGCCGGCCCAACGCCCGGGCGCCGCTGCGGAACACCGCCGGCCGGGAACTGCTCGAAGCGCTCACCCGCCTCAGCCGCGCCGGCGGGGACTTCGACTGGGACATCGCCCACCACCCCTACCCGCAGAATCTCTTCGACCCCCGCTTCTGGGACGACCAGCTCGCGATGTTCGGCTTTGACACGCCGATGATCACCTTCGCGAATCTGGAGTTGCTGCCGGCCTTCCTCGCCCGCCCGGAGATGCTCTGCAACGGCGAGCCCCGCCGGGTGATCCTCTCCGAGCAGGGCTTCCACACGCTGCCCGGCGTGGAGGGCGAGCGCCTCCAGGCCGCGGCCCTCGCGCTGGCGGCCTACCGCATCTTCCGCATCGACGGCATCGATGCCTTCATCCTTCACCGCCACGCCGACGCGGCCGGTGAGGGCGGGCTGCTGCTGGGTCTCCGCCACCTCGCGCCCGCGCCGGGCGAGCTGGGCCCCAAGAAGCTCGCGTGGGACGTGTTCCGGGCGATGGAGACGCCGGCCTTCGAGTCCTCCGCCGCCTTCGCCCTGCCTTACGCGGGCCACGAGCGTTGGGAGGAGGCGGCGCCGCGGCCGGGTCCGTTTCCCGAGCACGCACCCGAGTGGGCGGGCTTCAAGCGGCGGGAGGCGCCCCTGGTGGACCTCACCGCCGCCGCCGACCAGGCCCGCTTCGAAAACGACCTCGACCACGGCGTGAAGCTGCTCTCGCTGCCCGACGGCGGCATGGCCGATGCGCTGTACCTGCACCCCAACACGCCCGATGGTCCCGCGGCGGCGGCTGTGTTCGCGGTGGACCTCGGCGACGCCGAAGCGCCCGAGCTGGCCTTCTCCCCCTACGTGGCCAAGCCCGGCAGCGACGGCGTGCTCTTCCGCGTCCGCGTCGATGGGGAGGAGCTGCTCGCCGCGCCGGTCCGCTTCGGCTCGATGCAGGAGCAGCGGGTCGACCTCTCCGCCTTCGCCGGCCGCCGGGTCGAGCTGCGGCTCGAGACCGAGCCGGGCGCGACCAGCGCCTACGACGAGGCGTACTTCGTCAGCCCCGCCGTGGTCCGCGGGAGGAGGAGCGACTGA
- a CDS encoding GntR family transcriptional regulator → MYEDLLRELRAGGLRPGDQLPTEQELSDRYGFHRNTVRQAVKRLTINGLVEKRKPRGVFVRPGVAADRVGDRLCLIYGPEDTTQATAFVHDGIAAARAHGLDPRIIRMMVGDEHIAVAAIEGGERALVIGAHFDPLDEVRQAMTRARGRVASLGVRLEQTGVPSVVCDDERGINLCVAHLREHGHRRIGLVVLDGEFGSATLENEIRVWGEAIGLGRGEAAGSPDLLRVRRSPEVPVEVTGYHEMLARFRSEPAGPTGWLVIGEELAYAAAGAAARAGIRVPQELSLIAYGGTGRSEVQPLRMTALDCGIREHVNAALRLIGVGKAAEPVGEKPPDDALLGVIQPVLHERDSVAAAAR, encoded by the coding sequence GTGTACGAAGACCTGCTGCGGGAGCTGCGGGCCGGCGGCCTGCGGCCGGGGGACCAGCTTCCGACCGAGCAGGAACTCTCCGACCGGTACGGGTTCCACCGCAACACCGTGCGGCAGGCGGTCAAGCGGCTGACGATCAACGGGCTGGTGGAGAAGCGGAAGCCACGCGGCGTGTTCGTGCGGCCCGGCGTGGCGGCGGACCGCGTCGGCGACCGCCTCTGCCTCATCTACGGGCCCGAGGACACGACGCAGGCGACGGCCTTCGTTCACGACGGGATCGCCGCGGCCCGCGCCCACGGCCTGGATCCCCGGATCATCCGGATGATGGTTGGCGACGAGCACATCGCGGTGGCCGCCATCGAGGGCGGGGAGCGGGCGCTGGTGATCGGGGCGCACTTCGACCCGCTCGATGAGGTGCGGCAGGCGATGACCCGCGCCCGGGGCCGCGTCGCGTCGCTGGGGGTCCGGCTCGAGCAGACCGGCGTGCCTTCGGTGGTCTGCGACGACGAGCGCGGGATCAACCTCTGCGTCGCCCACCTCCGCGAGCACGGCCACCGCCGCATCGGGCTCGTCGTGCTCGACGGCGAATTCGGATCCGCGACGCTGGAGAACGAGATCCGCGTCTGGGGCGAGGCGATCGGCTTGGGCCGCGGCGAGGCGGCCGGGTCGCCGGATCTGCTGCGGGTGCGTCGCTCGCCGGAGGTGCCCGTGGAGGTCACCGGGTACCACGAGATGCTCGCTCGCTTCCGCAGCGAGCCGGCGGGCCCCACCGGCTGGCTGGTGATCGGCGAAGAGCTCGCCTATGCGGCCGCGGGGGCCGCCGCCCGGGCGGGGATTCGGGTTCCGCAAGAGCTCTCGTTGATCGCGTACGGCGGCACCGGCCGCAGCGAGGTCCAGCCGCTGCGGATGACGGCGCTGGACTGCGGCATCCGCGAGCACGTCAACGCCGCCCTCCGCCTGATCGGCGTCGGCAAGGCGGCGGAGCCAGTGGGCGAAAAGCCGCCGGACGATGCGCTGCTGGGGGTGATCCAGCCCGTGCTGCACGAACGCGATAGCGTCGCCGCGGCCGCCCGCTGA
- a CDS encoding 2-oxoacid:ferredoxin oxidoreductase subunit beta, with translation MASLPVLKAKDYATDQDVRWCPGCGDYAILNAAQRVAQSLQLDRARTVFVSGIGCSSRFPYYMNTYGFHTIHGRAPGFVTGIKVANPDLHVWMVTGDGDGFSIGGNHMIHILRRNVDVNILLFNNRIYGLTKGQYSPTSEPGKKTKSTPFGSIDAPIDPCQVALAAGASFVARSTDKDRGLTAVMEEGAKHTGTSFIEIYQNCNIFNDGAFETLTGRDTREDNVVYLEHGKPLVFGRNRDRGIRMVGLRPEVVELGGATGVVEDDLIHHDETNRALALILATLHASAAGDDGELGFPEPLGVLYRQERATYERQVQQQVDDAVAKRGRGDLDKLFRSGDTYEIVGGREPAHALHA, from the coding sequence ATGGCTTCTCTCCCCGTGCTCAAAGCGAAGGACTACGCGACCGACCAGGACGTCCGCTGGTGCCCGGGCTGCGGCGACTACGCGATCCTCAACGCGGCCCAGCGGGTGGCGCAGTCGCTGCAGCTCGACCGCGCGCGGACGGTCTTCGTCAGCGGCATCGGCTGCTCCAGCCGCTTCCCGTACTACATGAACACGTACGGCTTCCACACGATCCACGGCCGCGCGCCGGGCTTCGTGACCGGCATCAAGGTGGCGAACCCGGACCTGCACGTGTGGATGGTCACCGGCGACGGCGACGGCTTCTCCATCGGCGGGAACCACATGATCCACATCCTGCGGAGGAACGTGGACGTCAACATCCTGCTGTTCAACAACCGCATCTACGGGCTGACCAAGGGCCAATACTCGCCGACGAGCGAGCCGGGGAAGAAGACCAAATCGACGCCCTTCGGCTCGATCGACGCGCCGATCGATCCCTGCCAGGTCGCGCTCGCGGCCGGTGCCTCCTTCGTCGCCCGCTCGACGGACAAGGACCGCGGCCTCACCGCGGTGATGGAGGAGGGTGCGAAGCACACCGGCACCTCCTTCATCGAGATCTACCAGAACTGCAACATCTTCAACGACGGCGCCTTCGAGACGCTGACTGGCCGGGACACCCGCGAGGACAACGTGGTCTACCTGGAGCACGGCAAGCCGCTGGTGTTCGGCAGGAACCGGGACCGCGGGATCCGCATGGTTGGCCTGCGGCCGGAGGTGGTGGAGCTGGGCGGGGCGACCGGCGTCGTGGAGGACGACCTCATCCACCACGACGAGACGAACCGGGCGCTCGCTCTGATCCTCGCGACGCTCCACGCGTCGGCGGCCGGAGACGACGGCGAGCTCGGCTTCCCCGAGCCGCTGGGCGTCCTCTACCGCCAGGAGCGGGCGACCTACGAACGCCAAGTGCAACAGCAGGTGGACGACGCCGTCGCGAAGCGCGGCCGCGGCGACCTGGACAAGCTGTTCCGCAGCGGGGACACGTACGAGATCGTGGGCGGGCGGGAGCCGGCGCACGCGTTGCACGCGTGA
- a CDS encoding ClpP family protease codes for MNLPFNPLALAASSPAAGVNFSGSHTGSVASHLGDMDPRFLPAQPRNAPPGIGRYREMTIDELLLENRVIFLIGEIHHGSAMGVVMRLLHLQNTKPGQDINLYINSPGGAVDDTLAMIDTMHFLSCDVATYCIGKAMSGGALTLAAGTKGKRYCLPHAKVMIHQPSGGIYGQTTDVQIQAEEILKTKDELNQMLAEFTGQPLERVTEDSERDRFFNAEEAKAYGLVDEVIAKPKDAAATGGGGGLPASGVPIDGGDGGSPAGPQTA; via the coding sequence ATGAACCTGCCCTTCAACCCCCTCGCCCTCGCGGCCTCTTCCCCCGCGGCCGGCGTGAACTTCTCCGGGTCGCACACCGGGTCCGTCGCCAGCCACCTCGGCGACATGGACCCGCGCTTCCTGCCGGCGCAGCCGCGGAACGCGCCGCCGGGCATCGGCCGGTACCGGGAGATGACCATCGACGAGCTCCTGCTGGAGAACCGGGTGATCTTCTTGATCGGCGAGATCCACCACGGCTCGGCCATGGGTGTGGTGATGCGCCTGCTGCACCTGCAGAACACCAAGCCCGGCCAGGACATCAACCTCTACATCAACAGCCCCGGCGGGGCGGTCGACGACACGCTCGCGATGATCGACACGATGCACTTTCTCTCGTGCGACGTCGCGACGTACTGCATCGGCAAGGCGATGAGCGGCGGGGCGCTCACGCTCGCCGCCGGCACCAAGGGCAAGCGCTACTGCCTGCCGCACGCGAAGGTGATGATCCACCAGCCCTCCGGCGGCATCTACGGGCAGACGACCGACGTGCAGATCCAGGCCGAGGAGATCCTCAAGACCAAGGACGAGCTGAACCAGATGCTCGCCGAGTTCACGGGCCAGCCGCTGGAGCGGGTGACCGAGGACAGCGAGCGCGACCGCTTCTTCAACGCGGAGGAAGCGAAGGCGTACGGCCTCGTCGACGAGGTGATCGCCAAGCCCAAGGACGCCGCGGCCACCGGCGGCGGCGGCGGGCTGCCGGCCTCGGGCGTGCCCATCGACGGGGGAGACGGCGGATCGCCGGCGGGCCCGCAGACGGCGTGA
- a CDS encoding phage holin family protein encodes MTALADPNPGAVPPPVPQRPDLSAADRSAGPRSAPRGRPGYATLLRELRDDMILLAKQEFALAKTETSRNAATIASNAAKAVAYGALALVGVLLILVGLSFALGWLFTEAGMLAVPAIACGFLVFGAFVTIVFAVLLYGATKTLREANALPQRSLDSLNADANLAARAASGR; translated from the coding sequence ATGACCGCTCTCGCTGACCCCAACCCCGGCGCCGTTCCCCCGCCCGTCCCCCAGCGTCCCGATCTCTCCGCCGCGGATCGCTCCGCCGGCCCCCGCTCCGCGCCACGGGGCCGGCCCGGGTACGCCACGCTCCTCCGCGAGCTGCGGGACGACATGATCCTGCTCGCCAAGCAGGAGTTCGCCCTCGCCAAGACCGAGACCTCCCGCAACGCGGCGACGATCGCGAGCAACGCGGCGAAGGCGGTCGCGTACGGCGCCCTGGCCCTGGTCGGCGTCCTGCTGATTCTCGTCGGCCTCTCCTTCGCTCTGGGCTGGCTCTTCACCGAGGCGGGCATGCTCGCGGTGCCGGCCATCGCGTGCGGTTTCCTGGTCTTCGGCGCCTTCGTGACGATCGTCTTCGCGGTCCTGCTCTACGGAGCCACCAAGACGCTGCGGGAGGCGAACGCGCTGCCGCAACGCAGCCTCGACTCGCTCAACGCCGACGCGAACCTGGCCGCCCGCGCCGCGTCCGGCCGCTGA
- the dinB gene encoding DNA polymerase IV, which yields MPPLRAILHLDMDAFFAAIAQRDDPSLRGRPVLTGGGGPRGVVTTASYEARVFGCRSAMPTAVALRLCPQAVCVKVSGDAIRVASRKVREVMERVTPLVQPLSVDEAFLDVTGSAKLFGSPRDVALKLKREVFAETGLVASVGVSHNKFLAKLASDLEKPDGLTVIGPGDVDRILPPLPIGRVPGVGPALVEKLQRRGVCTIADLRAAGAAGTTGGLGLSPAQAAHLLDLAHGRDERPVSTGGRRKSVGQERTFGINLPDPQRARVVLATQCDEVARRLRARGLLARGVSVKLRTGDFKTVTRSAVVSPPSDATADLRRVAGALFDAWAHRHFRPLRLLGVTAGPLQEAADGEQLGLFDAAVRGRNARVDAAVDAIRARFGDAAAGRADATL from the coding sequence GTGCCGCCGCTCCGCGCCATCCTCCACCTCGACATGGACGCCTTCTTCGCCGCGATCGCGCAGCGGGACGATCCGAGCCTGCGCGGCAGGCCGGTCCTCACCGGCGGCGGCGGGCCCCGCGGTGTCGTCACGACGGCCTCCTACGAGGCCCGCGTGTTCGGCTGCCGGAGCGCCATGCCCACCGCCGTCGCGCTGCGTCTGTGCCCGCAAGCGGTCTGCGTGAAGGTCTCCGGCGACGCCATCCGCGTCGCCTCGCGGAAGGTCCGGGAGGTGATGGAGCGGGTGACCCCGCTGGTGCAGCCGCTCTCCGTCGACGAGGCCTTCCTCGACGTGACCGGGTCGGCGAAGCTGTTCGGCAGCCCGCGCGACGTCGCGCTCAAGCTCAAGCGTGAGGTCTTCGCCGAGACGGGCCTGGTCGCGAGCGTCGGCGTCTCGCACAACAAGTTCCTCGCGAAGCTGGCCAGCGACCTGGAGAAGCCCGACGGCCTCACCGTCATCGGTCCCGGAGACGTCGATCGGATCCTCCCCCCGCTGCCCATCGGCCGCGTCCCCGGCGTCGGCCCCGCGCTCGTCGAGAAGCTCCAGCGTCGCGGCGTCTGCACGATCGCCGACCTCCGCGCAGCGGGCGCCGCCGGGACGACCGGCGGCCTGGGCCTCTCCCCCGCCCAGGCGGCTCACCTGCTCGACCTCGCCCACGGCCGCGACGAGCGGCCCGTCTCCACCGGCGGCCGGCGGAAGTCCGTCGGCCAGGAGCGGACCTTCGGCATCAACCTGCCGGATCCCCAGCGGGCCCGCGTCGTGCTCGCCACCCAATGCGACGAGGTCGCCCGACGCCTGCGGGCCAGAGGCCTCCTCGCCCGCGGCGTCAGCGTGAAGCTTCGGACCGGCGACTTCAAGACCGTCACCCGCTCCGCCGTCGTGTCCCCGCCCAGCGACGCCACCGCCGACCTCCGCCGCGTCGCCGGCGCCCTCTTCGACGCCTGGGCGCACCGGCACTTCCGCCCGCTGCGCCTGCTCGGCGTCACCGCCGGGCCTCTCCAGGAAGCCGCGGACGGCGAGCAGCTGGGCCTCTTCGACGCCGCGGTCCGCGGGCGGAACGCCCGGGTCGACGCCGCCGTGGACGCCATCCGCGCCCGCTTCGGCGACGCGGCGGCCGGCCGCGCCGACGCCACCCTCTAA
- a CDS encoding DUF3473 domain-containing protein — protein MPQDSLPPRPPDAADAGPPHLLSIALEDYFDARPFHQLISERHRRRLESRIPAQTDRVLALLDRIGARATFFSLGRLAETHGPTLRRVAAAGHEVAARDWDPSPLLPAASEDDAAVHERLGAGARRSRLALAEASGTAVCGFRVARGRFGVRGLGTLEAIAAAGFAYDSSFYPSLRDGRTRPLARFPFVYESARGPLVEMPVSTWGPRRLTVPLGGGNVFRQMPGRGVEWMLRDYASRYTSPLNLYFHVWEFDEQLPRLGVGSRLTRIRRYRNLAAVQPLLTRLAKRHRFISIRDYLCGDDAPEAERAAFRRAGERVAGAPCAAASTDRRLLQGSGPAETPAPLPAAVPEPEAPDSGGSGGSGDDLPPLTLVVPCYAEAAVLGYTAEALGELEAALQPRALRVIFVDDASPDNTAAELERRFGGRAGWSVLRHPQNRGVAAAILTGLRAAETDLVASMDCDCTYDPMLFAEMIPRFEEARRRDDQVAVLTASPYHPEGAVLHVPAWRLGLSRGLSAAYRRLLDAPLYTFTACVRIYHGPAVAGLTLRHGGFLGIAEVVVELDRRGFRILEQPATLESRLLGTSKMRTLRTIRAHLGLLRRVAGLRLRGRYRVGDRGPGVAGAEPAGG, from the coding sequence GTGCCCCAAGACTCGCTCCCACCCCGACCTCCGGACGCCGCGGACGCGGGACCGCCGCACCTCCTGTCGATCGCGCTGGAAGACTATTTCGATGCGCGGCCCTTCCACCAGCTGATCTCCGAGCGGCACCGCCGCCGGCTGGAGTCGCGGATCCCGGCCCAGACCGACCGGGTGCTCGCGCTGCTCGACCGCATCGGCGCCCGCGCCACGTTCTTCTCGCTGGGCCGCCTCGCCGAGACGCACGGCCCGACCCTGCGGCGGGTGGCGGCGGCGGGGCACGAGGTGGCGGCCCGCGACTGGGACCCGTCGCCGCTGCTGCCCGCGGCGAGCGAGGACGACGCGGCGGTGCACGAGCGGCTCGGCGCGGGCGCGCGCCGCAGCCGGTTGGCCCTCGCCGAAGCGAGCGGCACCGCGGTGTGCGGATTCCGCGTCGCCCGCGGCCGCTTCGGCGTCCGCGGGCTCGGCACGCTGGAGGCGATCGCCGCGGCGGGCTTCGCCTACGACTCCAGCTTCTACCCGAGCCTGCGGGACGGCCGGACGCGCCCGCTGGCCCGCTTCCCGTTCGTGTACGAGTCGGCCCGGGGCCCGCTGGTGGAGATGCCCGTCTCCACGTGGGGCCCGCGGCGGCTGACGGTCCCTCTGGGCGGGGGCAACGTGTTCCGCCAGATGCCCGGCCGCGGCGTGGAGTGGATGCTGCGCGACTACGCCAGCCGCTACACCTCGCCGCTGAACCTCTACTTCCACGTGTGGGAGTTCGACGAGCAGCTGCCGCGGCTGGGCGTCGGCAGCCGGCTCACGCGGATCCGCCGCTACCGCAACCTCGCCGCGGTCCAGCCGCTGCTCACTCGGCTGGCGAAGCGGCACCGCTTCATCTCCATCCGCGACTACCTCTGCGGCGACGACGCCCCCGAAGCGGAGCGGGCGGCCTTCCGGCGCGCGGGGGAGCGCGTGGCCGGGGCTCCCTGTGCGGCCGCGTCCACGGACCGACGCCTGCTCCAAGGCTCGGGCCCGGCCGAGACTCCCGCGCCCCTGCCCGCGGCCGTACCCGAACCCGAAGCGCCGGACTCCGGCGGGTCCGGCGGGTCCGGCGACGACCTTCCGCCGCTCACGCTGGTCGTGCCCTGCTACGCGGAGGCGGCGGTGCTGGGCTACACGGCCGAGGCGCTCGGCGAGCTCGAGGCGGCGCTGCAGCCCCGGGCGTTGCGGGTGATCTTCGTCGACGACGCCAGCCCCGACAACACCGCCGCGGAGCTGGAGCGACGCTTCGGCGGCCGCGCGGGCTGGTCGGTGCTGCGGCACCCGCAGAACCGGGGCGTGGCGGCCGCCATCCTCACCGGGCTCCGTGCCGCCGAGACGGACCTCGTCGCCTCGATGGACTGCGACTGCACCTACGACCCGATGCTCTTCGCGGAGATGATCCCGCGCTTCGAGGAAGCCCGCCGCCGCGACGACCAAGTGGCCGTGCTGACCGCCTCGCCCTACCACCCCGAGGGCGCGGTCCTCCACGTGCCGGCGTGGCGGCTGGGCCTCTCGCGCGGGCTTTCGGCCGCGTACCGGCGGCTGCTCGACGCCCCGCTGTACACGTTCACCGCGTGCGTGCGGATCTACCACGGCCCCGCGGTCGCCGGCCTCACGCTCCGCCACGGCGGCTTCCTGGGGATCGCCGAGGTGGTGGTGGAACTCGACCGCCGCGGCTTCCGGATCCTCGAGCAGCCGGCAACGCTGGAGTCGCGGCTGCTGGGCACCTCGAAGATGAGAACGCTGCGCACGATCCGGGCCCACCTCGGGCTGCTCCGCCGCGTGGCCGGGCTTCGCCTCCGCGGCCGGTACCGGGTCGGCGACCGCGGGCCCGGCGTTGCCGGCGCCGAGCCCGCCGGCGGTTGA
- a CDS encoding DUF3618 domain-containing protein: protein MTPHDPDYQNPRTADAAVPAYAADDRSPQEIDRDLRATRARIDRHLDELTRRANPINLAKSLLGGSSKRGGAGAGGLGGTPGSDRSDDGDAADGGDGESTFAEVRDAVVDKARRNPIGLALIAGGLAWSLLVEDDRAVLGRAREGYHAARDRAAGAMGGDDENTIRRGRRVAVAGSAHPMMPSGRSTTGAYAVGGSGSSSSDDDGGPGVADRLKSAASAAGSRASSGADAAGNAASGFASSVGDAASGAAETVSDAASSIGGFLGSAASRLRTRGSSGVQAAGDTGSRVVGRGGDAGSRLVEAAKANPLLAAGVAAGLGLLLGSLVPETQAEDELFGEKADELKGSARERAQEAAEQAKQKAMDAGERVKEEALDAGSRLADAATDAKEDLVHAASEELQNASEKAQDAVDEAVPPPSETEGKIDAAADRADDAAAEASQKADDAVGGEKKD from the coding sequence ATGACGCCCCACGATCCCGACTACCAGAACCCCCGCACCGCCGACGCGGCCGTGCCCGCTTACGCCGCCGACGACCGCTCGCCACAGGAGATCGACCGCGACCTCCGCGCGACCCGCGCCCGCATCGACCGCCACCTCGACGAGCTGACGCGGCGGGCGAACCCGATCAACCTCGCGAAGAGCCTGCTCGGTGGATCGTCGAAGCGGGGCGGCGCCGGCGCCGGCGGCCTCGGCGGCACGCCGGGCAGCGACCGCTCCGACGACGGGGACGCCGCGGACGGCGGCGACGGCGAATCGACCTTCGCGGAGGTCCGCGACGCGGTCGTCGACAAAGCCCGCCGCAACCCGATCGGGCTCGCGCTGATCGCCGGCGGCTTGGCCTGGTCCCTCCTCGTCGAGGACGACCGGGCGGTGCTCGGCCGCGCCCGGGAGGGCTACCACGCCGCCCGTGACCGCGCCGCCGGCGCGATGGGCGGGGACGACGAGAACACGATCCGGCGGGGCCGTCGGGTCGCCGTCGCGGGCTCGGCGCACCCGATGATGCCTTCGGGACGCTCGACGACGGGCGCTTACGCGGTCGGAGGCTCGGGGTCCTCGTCCTCCGACGACGACGGGGGGCCGGGCGTCGCCGATCGGCTGAAGTCCGCCGCCTCGGCGGCGGGTTCGCGGGCCTCGTCGGGTGCCGACGCGGCGGGCAACGCGGCGTCGGGCTTCGCGTCGTCGGTGGGTGACGCGGCGTCGGGCGCGGCGGAGACGGTCAGCGACGCGGCCTCCTCGATCGGCGGCTTCCTCGGCAGCGCCGCCAGCCGGCTGCGGACCCGCGGATCCTCCGGCGTCCAGGCCGCCGGCGACACCGGCTCCCGCGTGGTCGGGCGCGGCGGCGACGCCGGCTCCCGCCTCGTCGAAGCCGCCAAGGCCAACCCGCTGCTCGCCGCCGGCGTCGCCGCCGGGCTCGGGCTGCTGCTCGGCTCGCTGGTGCCCGAGACCCAGGCGGAGGACGAGCTGTTCGGCGAGAAGGCGGACGAGCTGAAGGGATCCGCCCGCGAGCGGGCCCAGGAGGCCGCGGAGCAGGCCAAGCAGAAGGCGATGGATGCCGGCGAACGCGTCAAGGAGGAGGCGCTCGATGCCGGCTCCCGGCTCGCCGACGCCGCGACCGACGCCAAGGAGGACCTCGTCCACGCGGCGTCCGAGGAGCTGCAGAACGCCTCGGAGAAGGCTCAAGACGCGGTCGACGAGGCCGTGCCGCCGCCCTCCGAAACCGAGGGCAAGATCGACGCGGCGGCCGACCGAGCCGACGACGCGGCGGCCGAGGCCTCGCAGAAAGCCGATGACGCCGTCGGGGGCGAGAAGAAAGACTGA